CAGTGAGGTGGCGAATGAAGATCCTGACAGCCGACGAGATGCGCGCCCTGGAGAAGCGGGCCGACGCTTCGGGCGTGTCGTACCACGACATGATGGAGCGGGCGGGGCTGGCCGTGGCCCAGGCCATCCGCGCCGCCCGCGACGCCAAGAAGCACCCGCGCGTGGCGGTGCTGGTGGGGCCGGGCAACAACGGCGGCGATGGCCTTGTAGCGGCGCGCCACCTGGCCCGATGGGGCTACCAGGTGGCGGTGTACCTGGCCAAGCCGCGCCCGCCCGAGGACGAGAACCTGGCGCTGGCGGCCCAAGCGGGCGCGCATGTCGTCGCCGGCGACAACGACGCGACCCTGGCGCTGTGGCGGCGCATGGTGGCCGAATGCGACATCTTCGTGGACGCGCTCCTGGGCACGGGCGTCTCGCGCCCGATTGAGGGCCGCTTCCGCGACATTCTGCTTGTGGCGGGCGAGCAGGTGGCCCTGCGCAAGGGCGCGGCGCCGCGATTCGCGAACTTCGCGGGCGGTCTGGCCTGGCCCAAGGACGCGCCCGAGCCGATGCCGCGCCTCTCGCCGTGGGTCGTGGCGGTGGACTTGCCCAGCGGCCTGAACGCGGACACGGGCGCGCTGGATCCTGCCGCGCTCCCCGCCGATCTGACGGTTACGTTCGCCTTCCCCAAGCGCGGGCATTTTCTGTTCCCGGGCGCGGGGGCGGTGGGCCGGCTCCTGGTGGCCGACATCGGCATCCGCAGCGAGTGGGCCGCCGACGTGCCGCTGACCCTCATCACGCCCGAATGGGTGGCGGAGCGCCTGCCCCGCCGCCCGCTGAACGCGCACAAGGGGACCTTCGGGCGCGCGCTCATCGTGGCGGGTTCGGTGAACTACACGGGCGCGGCGGGGCTGGCGGCAGGGGCGGCGGTGCGGGCGGGCGCGGGGCTGGTAACGTTGTGCGCGGGAGCCTCCGTGCGGCCGGTCGTGGCGGGCCTGTCGCCGGAGGTTACCTACCTGGTGCTGCCAGAAGATGTGGGGGTGTTGAGCGAGACGGGCGCGCCGCTGGTGCTCCGCGAGTTGCCGCAGAGCCAGGCGCTTCTGGTCGGCCCGGGCCTGGGCCAGGATGAGACGACGCGCCGCCTGGTGTGGGCGGTGCTGGGCCTGGGGACGGCGCGGCGGCCGCGCATCGGGTTCACCGAGCGCGAGGAGTCGCCCCCGCCACCCCCGCCTTGCCCGATTGTGATAGACGCCGACGGCCTGAACGCGCTGGCCGGACTAGACGGCTGGCACGAGCGGGTCGCGGCTCCC
This genomic window from Chloroflexota bacterium contains:
- a CDS encoding NAD(P)H-hydrate dehydratase, whose product is MKILTADEMRALEKRADASGVSYHDMMERAGLAVAQAIRAARDAKKHPRVAVLVGPGNNGGDGLVAARHLARWGYQVAVYLAKPRPPEDENLALAAQAGAHVVAGDNDATLALWRRMVAECDIFVDALLGTGVSRPIEGRFRDILLVAGEQVALRKGAAPRFANFAGGLAWPKDAPEPMPRLSPWVVAVDLPSGLNADTGALDPAALPADLTVTFAFPKRGHFLFPGAGAVGRLLVADIGIRSEWAADVPLTLITPEWVAERLPRRPLNAHKGTFGRALIVAGSVNYTGAAGLAAGAAVRAGAGLVTLCAGASVRPVVAGLSPEVTYLVLPEDVGVLSETGAPLVLRELPQSQALLVGPGLGQDETTRRLVWAVLGLGTARRPRIGFTEREESPPPPPPCPIVIDADGLNALAGLDGWHERVAAPCILTPHPGEMARLLRCSTADVQADRIGVATRAAREWGKVVVFKGAHTVVAAPDGAAFVCPFANAALATAGTGDVLAGILVGLLAQGVNPTDAAVAGVYVHALAGELAARQTGPSGLAAGDLLRYIPAAMARLRGMPDAGQH